The Calderihabitans maritimus genome segment CTTCCCGGGAGCATAACGACGCCAACATTTTGACCTTGGGGCAACGGGTTGTCGGCCCGGGGTTGGCGCTGGAGATTGTCCGGGTGTGGCTGGAGAGTGAGTTCACGGGAGGTCGCCATGAACGACGGGTTAGAAAGATAACATCTATTGAACAGAAGTACAACCTCTAATGCAGACAAGCCTCCGGTAGTTGCTTCTTATCTTGGATACAGATTTATGAGAGGAGAAAGAGGATGAGTTCGATTAAGATGGTTGAGACTATTGACCCTGAGGTGGCTGAAGCTATCCGGCTGGAACAGCAGCGACAGGCGAGTAAAATAGAACTTATAGCCTCGGAGAATTTTGTCAGCCCGGCGGTGATGGCAGCCCAGGGCTCAGTTTTGACCAATAAATATGCGGAAGGATATCCGGGTAAAAGGTATTATGGGGGCTGTGAGTATGTAGATATAGTAGAGAACTTAGCCCGGGAGAGAGCGCGAAAAATATATGGAGCGGAACACGCCAACGTACAGCCCCATTCAGGGACGCAGGCCAATACGGCCGTGTATTTTGCTGTTCTGAAACCGGGAGACACGATAATGGGGATGAATCTTTCCCATGGCGGTCACCTTACCCATGGAAGCCCCGTCAACCTGTCGGGGAAATATTTCCGGGTGGTTTCTTACGGTGTCAGCCGGGAAACAGAGCAAATTGATTATGATGAAGTATTGTCCATAGCCCAAAAAGCCAAACCTAAGCTCATTATAGCAGGAGCCAGCGCTTATCCCCGTATAATTGATTTTTCACGTTTCCGCCAGATTGCCGACGCAGTTGGAGCTATGCTTATGGTTGACATGGCCCATATTGCCGGTCTGGTGGCAACCGGGTTACATCCGAATCCCGTACCCTATGCCGAGTTTGTTACCACTACCACTCACAAAACTTTACGTGGCCCCCGGGGAGGCATGATCCTGACTCGACAAGAGTTTGCTTCAGCTATTGACAAGGCTATTTTCCCGGGAATCCAAGGCGGGCCGCTTATGCACGTGATTGCAGCCAAAGCGGTAGCCCTCCGGGAGGCCATGACTCCCGAGTTTAAAGAATACCAGCGGCAGATAGTCTCCAACGCCAAAGCGCTGGCCAGCGCTCTGGAGAAAAGAGGTTTTCGATTAGTTTCCGGTGGTACGGATAACCACATAATACTTGTGGACCTCCGGAACAAGGGGATTACTGGGAAAGAGGCCGAATGCCTGTTGGACGAAGTAGGTATAACGGTCAACAAAAATACCATTCCTTTCGATCCCCGCAGTCCTTTTGTAACCAGCGGGATAAGAATCGGTACTCCGGCGGTGACCACCCGCGGGCTGAAAGAGGAAGAAATGGAGCTTATCGCCGAAGCCATTGATTTGACGATTA includes the following:
- the glyA gene encoding serine hydroxymethyltransferase, which translates into the protein MSSIKMVETIDPEVAEAIRLEQQRQASKIELIASENFVSPAVMAAQGSVLTNKYAEGYPGKRYYGGCEYVDIVENLARERARKIYGAEHANVQPHSGTQANTAVYFAVLKPGDTIMGMNLSHGGHLTHGSPVNLSGKYFRVVSYGVSRETEQIDYDEVLSIAQKAKPKLIIAGASAYPRIIDFSRFRQIADAVGAMLMVDMAHIAGLVATGLHPNPVPYAEFVTTTTHKTLRGPRGGMILTRQEFASAIDKAIFPGIQGGPLMHVIAAKAVALREAMTPEFKEYQRQIVSNAKALASALEKRGFRLVSGGTDNHIILVDLRNKGITGKEAECLLDEVGITVNKNTIPFDPRSPFVTSGIRIGTPAVTTRGLKEEEMELIAEAIDLTITYRDDPRKGQTARSIVAKLCQEFPLYQDLN